Sequence from the Aromatoleum petrolei genome:
GCAGCTCGCGCGCGTGCGCGCGATCTCGAACCGCCTTATCCCTCAGACCGTGGCGTTCCGGCGAGATGCTGCGCAATGGCAATGGGAGGTCAATGTGATCCGCTCAGATGAGCTCAACGCCTGGTGCATGGCGGGAGGCAAGATGGCGGTCTATTCGGGTCTCATCGACAAGTTGAATCTCACCGATGACGAGCTTGCCGCGGTGATGGGGCATGAGATCGCGCACGCCCTGCGGGAGCATTCGCGCGAGCAGATTTCCAAGGCAATGGTGACGAGCGTCGGGGCGTCGGTTGCCGGTGCGATCCTGGGGGTCGGCCAGCTCGGTACGGATCTTATGGGGATGGTCGGCAAAGTGACCTTCGAACTGCCGAATTCGCGCCTGCACGAAACCGAGGCCGATCGCATCGGCGTCGAGCTTGCGGCGCGCGCAGGCTACGACCCGCGAGCGGCCATCAGCCTCTGGGACAAGATGGGGGCACGCTCGAACGGCGGTCCGCCGCAGTGGCTCTCGACTCACCCCGGTCACGAAAGCCGGCGCAGGGATCTCGGCGAGTACGCCCAGCGGGTGATGCCGCTCTACGAGCAGGCGCGCCGCTGAGCGGCTCGCTGCCTATCCAGTCGGCGACGCGTGTGAAATAATCAAAACCTTTTCCTTGTCTTTCCTCGGGATATATAGGATGGAAGTCCAGACGCTGTACGAAAAGTTGTGGTCCAGCCACGTCGTCCATGAAGAGGTCGACGGTACTGCACTGATTTACATCGACCGCCACCTGGTACACGAGGTAACCAGCCCGCAGGCTTTCGAAGGGCTCAAGCTCGCCGGACGCAAGCCGTGGCGCGTGAGTTCGATCGTCGCGACCGCCGATCACAATACGCCGACCGATCACTGGGAGCGGGGTATCGTCGATCCGGTCTCGCGCCAACAGGTCGAGACGCTGGACGTCAATATCCGCGAAGTCGGCGCGCTGGCCTATTTCCCGTTCAAGGACGCGCGCCAGGGCATCGTGCACGTGATTGGACCGGAAAACGGCGTCACGTTGCCCGGCATGACGGTGGTTTGTGGCGACTCCCACACCTCCACGCATGGCGCGTTCGCCTGTCTGGCGCACGGCATCGGCACGTCCGAGGTCGAGCACGTGATGGCCACGCAATGCCTGCTGCAGAAGAAGTCCAAGACCATGCTCGTGAAGGTCGAGGGCCAACTCGGGCGCGGGGTGTACGCCAAGGACATCGCCCTTGCCATCATCGGCCGTATCGGCACGGCCGGCGGTACGGGGTACGCGATCGAGTTCGGCGGCAGCGCGATCCGTGCGCTGACGATGGAAGGGCGCATGACCCTGTGCAACATGGCGATCGAGGCGGGCGCGCGTGCGGGACTGGTCGGTGTCGACGACATCACGATCGACTACCTGCGTGACAAGCCCTTCGCGCCCAAGGGCGAACTGTGGGACAAGGCCGCGGCCTATTGGCGCACCCTGAAGTCGGATGAGGGCGCGAGCTTCGATCGCGTCGTTGAACTCGACGCTGCCGAGATCCTGCCGCAGGTCACCTGGGGGACCTCCCCCGAGATGGTCGAGACAGTGGCCGGCCGCGTGCCCGATCCGGCGAAGATCGCCGATCCGGTCAAGCGCGAAGGCGTCGAGCGCGCCCTCAAGTACATGGGGCTCGCCCCGAACACGCCGATCAGCGAAATTCCCGTGGATCAGGTGTTCATCGGTTCGTGCACCAACTCGCGCATCGAAGACCTGCGCGAAGCCGCAGCGGTCGCCAAGGGGCGCAAGAAGGCGGCGAGCGTCAAACGCGTGCTGGTCGTTCCCGGATCGGGTCTGGTGAAGCGCGAGGCCGAGGTGGAAGGCCTCGACAAGATCTTCATCGA
This genomic interval carries:
- the leuC gene encoding 3-isopropylmalate dehydratase large subunit encodes the protein MEVQTLYEKLWSSHVVHEEVDGTALIYIDRHLVHEVTSPQAFEGLKLAGRKPWRVSSIVATADHNTPTDHWERGIVDPVSRQQVETLDVNIREVGALAYFPFKDARQGIVHVIGPENGVTLPGMTVVCGDSHTSTHGAFACLAHGIGTSEVEHVMATQCLLQKKSKTMLVKVEGQLGRGVYAKDIALAIIGRIGTAGGTGYAIEFGGSAIRALTMEGRMTLCNMAIEAGARAGLVGVDDITIDYLRDKPFAPKGELWDKAAAYWRTLKSDEGASFDRVVELDAAEILPQVTWGTSPEMVETVAGRVPDPAKIADPVKREGVERALKYMGLAPNTPISEIPVDQVFIGSCTNSRIEDLREAAAVAKGRKKAASVKRVLVVPGSGLVKREAEVEGLDKIFIDAGFEWREPGCSMCLAMNADRLEPGEHCASTSNRNFEGRQGAGGRTHLVSPAMAAAAAVTGRFVDVRELA
- a CDS encoding M48 family metallopeptidase produces the protein MTSRIAKMARIAMAAWLVSACQTVQTTGGGAVGVDRSQTMMVSAAEVEQASGKQYQQVIGEARQKGVLNRDPAQLARVRAISNRLIPQTVAFRRDAAQWQWEVNVIRSDELNAWCMAGGKMAVYSGLIDKLNLTDDELAAVMGHEIAHALREHSREQISKAMVTSVGASVAGAILGVGQLGTDLMGMVGKVTFELPNSRLHETEADRIGVELAARAGYDPRAAISLWDKMGARSNGGPPQWLSTHPGHESRRRDLGEYAQRVMPLYEQARR